The DNA sequence GGAGCCAGAGGGAGACCGTACCAACCCTCATGCCTCTCGGCATCTTCTTCGGCACAATCACTCATTGGAAACATTTATATTAATTCATCTTATACCTATGTAGGTGAACTACTATGAGATGGGTAACTAGAGAAAAAGCGAAAGTAGATAGGATTGCATGCCCGTGGGTAATTTCGCGGTTTATCGACAAAGAGCCAGAATTTCTGTTTGTACCGAAGGATAAAGTCCTAGAGGTTGCCAAGGCGAAAAATGCCATCCCATTCGACTCCCCCGGAGCTGAATTGTACCATTATGAAGTGGACGGAAAAGAGTATGTGAGCTTTGATTCTATCATAAAGAAGTATAATCTCAAAGATCCCGCTTTGCTAGAATTTGCCAAAATAGTAAGAGGAGCAGATGCAAACATACCTGACGCTCCGCCAGAATCAGCGGGACTTGAGGCTGCTGCGCTTGGATTCAGGGAAATAACGAAAGATGACCATGAGAATATGAAACTTCAGTTCCCGTTTTACGATGCCATGTATGCATATGTGAAAGGACAGATGGAAGGAAAGGCCAAACTAGAACACGCAAAGAAGTGAAAACCAGAGGCAATCCAGGTAGGAGAAGGGGATAATATTGTTGCATTTTCTGGAGAAAAAAGAACTCCCTGAGGAAGAAGAATGCGAATTCGATCATGGGGATGTGGACAACTCTACGGGAAGAGTCTTTGTCACGCATACAAGCACAGGGACAGTCAAAATATTTGACGGGAAAGAAGGCGAGTGGACAGGCTCCATACCTAATTGTGCCGGTGGAAGTGGAGTGGTTTTTGACCCAAACACAAAAATTGTCTTTGCCGCATCCAGGGC is a window from the Thermoplasmatales archaeon genome containing:
- a CDS encoding hypothetical protein (putative conserved protein) is translated as MRWVTREKAKVDRIACPWVISRFIDKEPEFLFVPKDKVLEVAKAKNAIPFDSPGAELYHYEVDGKEYVSFDSIIKKYNLKDPALLEFAKIVRGADANIPDAPPESAGLEAAALGFREITKDDHENMKLQFPFYDAMYAYVKGQMEGKAKLEHAKK